In Lacrimispora indolis DSM 755, a genomic segment contains:
- a CDS encoding carbohydrate ABC transporter permease: MDGNTKKLVFILPVLLGVLTVIYTLYLDLFHRDMAIRGFLLVLGLLMIIAGLYFIPGKRHRMIVNGLFLLPLLGAFGITVMIPFLFGIFYSFTNWNGIGFTKVVGLANYVDMFRSPDYLYSLAITFLFTVINMIFVNFTAFALALLCTSGARGRNFYRASFFLPNLIGGIVLGYVWQFIFNKVFPALFEGSLSMLTDPNLAFLAILIVSTWQYAGYIMMIYVTGLQSVPRDVLEASGVDGANALKTLFHIKLPMIANTFTVCIFLTLVNSFKQFDLNFAITNGAPSRILGAKAIASTEFLALNIYNTAIAKNQYAQGQTKAVVFFIILAIVSLTQVTISKRREIEL, translated from the coding sequence ATGGATGGAAATACAAAAAAGCTTGTATTCATTTTGCCGGTACTGCTTGGTGTGCTGACGGTAATTTACACACTTTATTTAGATTTGTTCCACAGGGATATGGCGATCAGGGGATTTCTTCTGGTCCTTGGACTTCTTATGATCATTGCCGGATTGTACTTTATTCCAGGGAAGAGGCACCGGATGATCGTAAACGGATTATTTTTGCTGCCCCTTCTGGGCGCTTTTGGAATAACAGTCATGATTCCCTTTTTATTCGGCATCTTTTATTCCTTTACAAATTGGAATGGGATCGGGTTTACAAAGGTTGTGGGGCTGGCAAATTACGTGGATATGTTCCGGTCTCCTGACTACTTATATTCTCTTGCGATCACCTTCTTATTTACCGTGATCAATATGATCTTCGTAAATTTCACGGCGTTTGCTCTGGCGCTTTTGTGTACCTCAGGGGCAAGAGGAAGAAACTTTTACCGGGCGTCATTTTTCCTTCCAAACCTGATCGGAGGCATTGTTCTGGGATATGTATGGCAGTTTATTTTTAATAAAGTGTTCCCCGCTCTTTTTGAAGGTAGCCTTTCCATGCTGACGGATCCCAATCTGGCTTTTTTGGCCATACTGATCGTCAGCACCTGGCAGTATGCCGGTTATATTATGATGATCTATGTGACGGGGCTACAATCAGTTCCAAGGGATGTGCTGGAAGCCTCAGGTGTTGACGGAGCAAACGCTTTAAAGACCCTGTTTCATATTAAGCTGCCAATGATAGCCAATACCTTTACGGTTTGCATTTTCCTCACTCTGGTTAATTCCTTTAAGCAGTTTGATTTAAACTTTGCCATTACAAACGGAGCGCCCAGCAGGATCTTGGGGGCAAAGGCCATTGCCTCCACCGAGTTTTTGGCCCTTAACATTTATAATACGGCCATTGCAAAGAACCAGTATGCCCAGGGACAGACAAAAGCGGTTGTGTTCTTCATCATTTTGGCAATCGTGTCTCTGACCCAGGTGACCATCAGCAAAAGGAGGGAGATTGAACTGTGA
- a CDS encoding ABC transporter substrate-binding protein, with product MKKKLLAMALAGAMVLGTMTGCGSSAGNADSTASSEGKSEAATGKNGEAIRLVNGKIEIDGPLKAFAKQYQEKTGQEVVIESLGGGVDINGALKNYLAAGNMPDIFVFGGEGDYQTWKDYMVDLSGEEWASQTDFGFKSADDKTVGFPYAVEGYGITYNKDILDAAGIDPASLTNYDGFKKAFETIDGKKEELGITAVCSVAAESGQMYWSTGNHLFGYYLSGGLKRGDAKYIDMLKAGTVDKERLGQFADFMKLLFDYSDKSTLISGTYDDQLALWAQGKTAFITQGNWIDPSLPDYQVTFGCGIAPLAFTKEEMKGVLADCPSWWSVYNKGNNIDAAKAFLKELATSADGQKSLVTDCGMISPYTTCTVSPETPLAKSLKTYVDAGNTYSWEWTKMPEGMAMNATGAVFELYAKGEIDRDTFVTMMETAIADYVK from the coding sequence ATGAAGAAGAAACTACTGGCTATGGCATTAGCAGGAGCAATGGTTTTGGGAACAATGACGGGATGCGGAAGCAGTGCCGGCAATGCAGACAGCACAGCTTCCAGTGAAGGAAAGTCAGAAGCTGCAACCGGCAAGAACGGAGAGGCAATTCGTCTTGTAAACGGAAAGATCGAAATTGACGGTCCCTTAAAAGCCTTTGCAAAACAGTATCAGGAAAAGACCGGACAGGAAGTGGTAATCGAATCCCTGGGCGGCGGCGTGGATATTAACGGCGCTTTAAAGAATTATCTGGCAGCAGGAAATATGCCTGATATTTTCGTATTCGGAGGAGAAGGGGATTATCAGACATGGAAGGATTACATGGTGGATTTAAGCGGAGAAGAATGGGCTTCCCAGACTGATTTCGGCTTTAAGTCGGCTGATGATAAAACCGTTGGTTTCCCATATGCGGTGGAAGGATATGGAATTACATATAACAAGGACATTCTGGACGCTGCCGGAATTGATCCTGCTTCCCTGACAAACTATGATGGGTTTAAAAAGGCGTTTGAGACCATTGACGGCAAGAAGGAAGAGCTGGGAATCACTGCGGTTTGCTCTGTAGCTGCGGAATCCGGGCAAATGTACTGGTCAACAGGAAATCACTTGTTTGGTTATTACTTATCCGGCGGTTTAAAAAGAGGAGATGCTAAATACATTGATATGTTAAAAGCCGGCACAGTGGACAAGGAACGTCTGGGACAGTTTGCAGATTTCATGAAACTGCTTTTTGATTATTCCGATAAAAGCACTCTGATTTCAGGAACCTACGATGACCAGCTGGCTTTGTGGGCTCAGGGAAAGACTGCATTCATAACTCAGGGAAACTGGATTGATCCCTCTCTTCCTGATTATCAGGTGACGTTTGGCTGCGGAATAGCTCCTCTGGCCTTTACCAAAGAGGAAATGAAGGGCGTGCTTGCCGATTGCCCATCCTGGTGGTCCGTTTACAACAAAGGAAATAACATTGACGCAGCAAAAGCATTTTTAAAAGAGCTTGCAACCTCAGCTGACGGCCAGAAAAGTCTTGTGACCGACTGCGGAATGATTTCTCCCTATACCACCTGTACGGTAAGCCCTGAGACACCTCTTGCCAAGAGCTTAAAAACATATGTGGATGCAGGCAACACTTATTCCTGGGAATGGACGAAGATGCCGGAAGGAATGGCAATGAATGCCACGGGAGCTGTTTTTGAATTATATGCAAAAGGAGAGATCGACAGAGATACGTTTGTTACCATGATGGAAACCGCGATTGCCGATTATGTGAAATAG
- a CDS encoding LacI family DNA-binding transcriptional regulator produces the protein MITIKKMAEMLGTSTTTVSNVIHGKTGEVSPAMVEKVKRLIEEYDYVPNINARNLARNKSGIIGLAMKTIREKYDNFMTDPFAGELTGAVESFVRAKGYFTMLYISSDITEIINSVASWNADGLILMGMQTEDAILLKQKVKKPMVFVDSYFGDSFFEYVNVGIEDQKGSYEITDYLIQKGHRKIAFLADNCLGVDYHRFKGYRAAMAEAGIPYEEENFIMLEPGSPDMPSLLSNVYRRAGDFTAFVCASDFYAANIINYLQDHGIRVPEDLSVVGFDDNIYSNMVRPALTTVHQDVTQKSGIAVEKLFHMIRKEDYGDKFEQLTVYLVERNSVKEIK, from the coding sequence ATGATTACAATTAAGAAAATGGCAGAAATGCTTGGAACCAGCACCACTACGGTATCAAATGTCATTCATGGAAAGACAGGTGAGGTTTCTCCTGCCATGGTGGAAAAGGTAAAGCGGCTGATAGAGGAATATGATTATGTTCCCAACATCAATGCCAGGAATCTTGCCAGAAACAAATCAGGAATCATCGGACTTGCCATGAAGACAATTCGTGAGAAGTACGATAATTTTATGACGGATCCCTTTGCTGGGGAACTGACCGGTGCTGTTGAAAGCTTTGTCCGGGCAAAGGGATACTTTACCATGCTGTACATCTCCTCCGATATTACGGAGATCATAAATTCCGTTGCCAGCTGGAATGCAGACGGCCTTATATTGATGGGAATGCAGACAGAGGATGCCATTCTTCTGAAACAAAAGGTAAAAAAACCCATGGTTTTTGTGGACAGCTATTTTGGGGATTCATTTTTTGAATATGTCAATGTAGGGATCGAAGATCAGAAGGGCAGCTATGAAATAACAGATTATCTGATTCAGAAAGGCCACCGGAAAATCGCCTTTCTTGCAGATAACTGTTTAGGAGTAGACTACCATCGGTTCAAAGGGTATCGGGCTGCGATGGCAGAGGCAGGGATCCCTTATGAGGAGGAAAATTTTATCATGCTGGAGCCGGGCAGTCCGGATATGCCTTCGCTTTTATCCAATGTGTACCGCAGAGCAGGAGATTTTACTGCTTTTGTATGTGCCTCTGATTTTTATGCGGCCAACATCATAAATTATTTACAGGATCATGGGATAAGGGTACCGGAGGATTTATCTGTGGTGGGATTCGATGACAATATTTACAGCAATATGGTGAGGCCGGCGCTGACTACGGTTCACCAGGATGTCACACAGAAAAGCGGGATTGCGGTTGAAAAGCTGTTTCATATGATCCGTAAGGAGGATTATGGAGACAAGTTTGAGCAGCTTACTGTTTATCTTGTGGAAAGAAACTCAGTAAAGGAAATAAAATAG
- a CDS encoding Txe/YoeB family addiction module toxin yields the protein MRKVWFEEAWKDYIYWQAQDKKILKRINSILKDIERGGGFEGIGKPEPLKGDLSGFWSRRIDHANRLVYRISSEVIEIVSCMGHYED from the coding sequence ATGAGAAAAGTGTGGTTTGAAGAAGCGTGGAAAGATTATATCTACTGGCAGGCCCAGGACAAAAAGATATTAAAGCGAATTAATTCCATACTGAAGGATATTGAGAGAGGAGGCGGCTTTGAGGGCATTGGGAAGCCAGAGCCCCTTAAAGGTGACTTAAGCGGATTCTGGAGCCGCCGCATTGATCATGCAAACAGGCTTGTTTACCGGATAAGCAGCGAAGTCATAGAAATCGTATCCTGTATGGGGCACTATGAGGATTAA
- a CDS encoding type II toxin-antitoxin system RelB/DinJ family antitoxin yields the protein MAQTLVSIRMDEELKKSMEQICSELGINMTTAFTIFAKKMSREKRIPFDVSIDPFFSDSNMAHLRRGVEALNAGKGVEHDIIEAGDE from the coding sequence ATGGCACAGACACTTGTGAGTATACGCATGGATGAAGAACTCAAAAAGAGTATGGAACAGATTTGCTCTGAATTGGGAATAAATATGACGACGGCTTTCACTATTTTTGCAAAGAAGATGAGCCGCGAAAAAAGAATACCTTTTGATGTATCGATCGACCCTTTTTTCTCTGACAGTAACATGGCGCATTTGCGGCGGGGCGTGGAAGCTTTAAACGCTGGAAAAGGCGTGGAGCATGATATAATCGAGGCAGGGGACGAATGA
- a CDS encoding cyclase family protein — MLIDITLKITPDMIADAQGNERKSLSGHLGTHFDVMNKEFPLDYTERKGIVFDVSGVSGRDIEASDIDMNEVETDMFVAFYTGFMEKNGYGGKVYFTQHPQLSHELIDRLLEKGISIIGIDFAGIRRGAEHTPKDQYCADRGVFIIENLCNLKKVIQHNTRFIACTYPLNYAEMTGLPCRVVAKFR, encoded by the coding sequence ATGCTGATCGATATTACTTTAAAAATCACTCCTGACATGATCGCTGATGCCCAGGGAAACGAAAGAAAATCATTGTCAGGACATTTGGGAACCCACTTTGATGTGATGAATAAAGAATTTCCCCTGGATTATACAGAACGGAAAGGAATTGTTTTTGATGTGAGCGGCGTAAGCGGACGCGATATTGAAGCCTCTGACATTGATATGAATGAAGTGGAAACAGATATGTTCGTAGCCTTTTACACAGGATTTATGGAAAAAAACGGATATGGCGGAAAGGTCTATTTTACCCAGCATCCCCAGCTGTCCCATGAACTGATTGACAGGCTTTTAGAAAAGGGAATCTCCATAATCGGAATTGATTTTGCAGGCATCCGCAGAGGAGCCGAACACACACCAAAGGACCAGTATTGTGCTGACAGGGGAGTTTTCATCATTGAGAATTTGTGCAATTTAAAAAAGGTGATCCAGCATAACACCCGTTTTATCGCCTGTACCTACCCTTTGAACTATGCGGAAATGACAGGGCTTCCCTGCCGGGTCGTTGCAAAGTTCCGGTAA
- the fsa gene encoding fructose-6-phosphate aldolase: protein MRFFIDTANTEEIKKANDMGIICGVTTNPSLIAKEGRDFAQVIKEITSIVDGPISGEVKATTVDAEGMIAEGREIAAIHPNMVVKIPMTVEGLKAVKVLTGEGIKTNVTLVFSAAQALLAARAGASYVSPFLGRLDDISMPGIDLICDIMDIFKEHGIETEIIAASVRNPVHVIDCAKAGADIATVPYGVLVQMTKHPLTDQGIEKFKADYKAVFGE from the coding sequence ATGAGATTTTTTATCGATACAGCAAATACGGAAGAAATAAAGAAAGCAAACGACATGGGCATCATCTGCGGCGTTACCACCAATCCTTCCCTGATCGCAAAGGAAGGCCGTGACTTTGCCCAGGTCATCAAGGAAATCACTTCCATCGTAGACGGACCCATCAGCGGGGAAGTAAAGGCAACCACAGTGGATGCGGAAGGCATGATCGCAGAAGGCCGTGAAATCGCAGCGATCCATCCCAATATGGTTGTAAAGATCCCCATGACCGTGGAAGGACTGAAAGCCGTTAAGGTATTGACCGGAGAAGGAATCAAGACCAATGTGACGCTGGTGTTTTCAGCTGCCCAGGCGCTTTTGGCCGCCCGCGCAGGCGCTTCCTATGTTTCTCCGTTTTTAGGCCGTCTGGATGATATCTCCATGCCCGGCATTGATCTGATTTGTGATATCATGGATATTTTTAAAGAACATGGAATTGAAACGGAAATCATTGCTGCAAGCGTCCGCAACCCGGTCCATGTGATCGACTGCGCAAAGGCAGGGGCTGATATCGCTACAGTGCCGTACGGTGTGCTGGTGCAGATGACAAAACACCCGCTGACCGACCAGGGAATCGAGAAATTCAAGGCAGATTATAAAGCGGTATTCGGTGAGTAA
- a CDS encoding VOC family protein — protein MLKHKPSGVAHVAIPTDEPEATVAFYESLGFTRLVDGGIRGMLKCGTCVIEYYPRRQDAKPIGNIDHIALTCENLDEAYEEISAQGHKLLSDGIESNQMFAPLTNRFFLFQGPNGEKIEFCKVG, from the coding sequence ATGCTGAAACATAAACCATCGGGAGTTGCCCATGTGGCAATTCCCACAGATGAACCGGAAGCAACCGTAGCTTTTTATGAGAGTCTGGGCTTTACCAGACTGGTGGATGGAGGAATCAGGGGAATGCTGAAGTGTGGAACCTGTGTCATTGAATACTACCCCAGACGCCAGGACGCAAAGCCCATCGGAAACATCGATCACATTGCCTTAACCTGCGAAAATCTGGATGAAGCATATGAGGAAATCTCAGCTCAGGGACATAAGCTTTTGTCGGACGGAATAGAATCCAACCAGATGTTTGCACCTCTCACCAACCGTTTCTTTCTTTTTCAGGGTCCTAATGGGGAAAAGATTGAATTTTGCAAAGTTGGCTAA
- a CDS encoding RpiB/LacA/LacB family sugar-phosphate isomerase translates to MRIALINENSQAAKNGLIYNSLKKVADTKGYEVDNYGMYSAEDSNSLTYVQNGILAAILLNSGAADYVVTGCGTGEGAMLALNSFPGVICGHVCDPSDGYMFAQINDGNAIAMPFAKGFGWGAELNLEYTFEKLFSEASGQGYPRERAVPEQRNKKILDVVRENNLKDILTCLKGLDQELVKGAVGGEKFGELFFANCKDEAIAEYVKGLLA, encoded by the coding sequence ATGAGAATCGCATTGATTAATGAGAACAGCCAGGCGGCTAAGAACGGATTGATTTACAACAGCTTAAAGAAGGTTGCGGATACAAAGGGCTATGAGGTGGACAACTATGGCATGTATTCTGCAGAGGACAGCAATTCCCTGACTTATGTACAGAACGGAATCCTGGCGGCTATCCTGTTAAATTCCGGTGCAGCGGATTATGTGGTTACCGGATGCGGAACCGGCGAAGGCGCCATGCTGGCATTAAACAGCTTCCCCGGCGTGATCTGCGGCCATGTGTGCGATCCAAGCGACGGCTACATGTTTGCGCAGATCAATGACGGCAATGCTATTGCAATGCCATTTGCAAAGGGCTTTGGCTGGGGAGCAGAGCTGAATCTGGAATATACATTTGAAAAGTTATTCTCCGAAGCAAGCGGACAGGGCTACCCAAGGGAGAGGGCCGTTCCGGAGCAGAGAAATAAAAAGATCTTAGATGTGGTAAGAGAGAATAACTTAAAAGACATCCTTACCTGCTTAAAGGGACTTGACCAGGAACTGGTAAAGGGCGCCGTGGGCGGCGAGAAGTTTGGAGAGCTGTTCTTTGCAAACTGCAAGGATGAAGCCATTGCAGAATACGTAAAGGGCCTGCTGGCATAG
- a CDS encoding transketolase family protein encodes MSEMKAIRVAYGEALAELGEANEKVVVMDADLAHATMTATFAEKFPKRFFNAGIAEANMVDMSAGLSTMGYIPFCSTFAIFGAGRAYEQVRNGVAYPNFNVKLGMTHSGITLGEDGGSHQAIEDMALMRVIPGMTVVVPCDARETHRAVKAVADMKGPAYLRLARLPSPVFEEDMPFVIGKANVLKEGTDAVVFACGIMVSTVLECAKKLEAEGKSVTVVNMHTIKPIDRECILKYAVKCSNVITVEEHSIIGGLGDAVGEVLLENKCNVTFKKIGVQDRFGQSGKPEELLEEYGLSEKQVYNQIKGVLEA; translated from the coding sequence ATGAGTGAAATGAAAGCAATTAGAGTGGCATACGGTGAGGCATTGGCTGAACTTGGCGAGGCAAATGAAAAGGTTGTTGTAATGGATGCGGATCTGGCCCATGCCACCATGACTGCCACCTTTGCAGAAAAGTTCCCGAAACGGTTTTTTAATGCGGGCATAGCAGAAGCGAATATGGTTGATATGAGTGCAGGCCTTTCTACCATGGGATATATCCCTTTTTGCAGCACCTTTGCCATATTCGGGGCAGGGCGGGCTTATGAGCAGGTAAGAAACGGCGTAGCTTATCCAAATTTCAATGTAAAGCTTGGCATGACCCATTCCGGCATCACCCTTGGGGAAGACGGGGGAAGCCATCAGGCCATTGAAGATATGGCTCTTATGCGGGTAATTCCCGGTATGACCGTTGTGGTTCCCTGTGATGCCAGGGAAACGCACCGCGCCGTAAAGGCTGTTGCAGATATGAAAGGACCGGCTTATCTTCGTCTGGCAAGACTTCCAAGCCCGGTATTTGAAGAGGATATGCCGTTTGTGATCGGAAAGGCAAACGTATTAAAAGAAGGTACGGATGCAGTGGTATTTGCCTGCGGCATCATGGTATCTACTGTGCTGGAATGTGCAAAAAAGCTTGAGGCAGAAGGAAAATCTGTTACGGTTGTCAATATGCATACCATTAAGCCTATTGACAGGGAGTGCATTTTAAAATATGCTGTTAAGTGCAGCAATGTGATCACAGTGGAGGAACACAGCATTATCGGCGGTCTTGGAGATGCCGTTGGCGAAGTTCTTCTGGAAAACAAGTGTAACGTAACTTTTAAGAAGATCGGTGTACAGGACCGATTCGGCCAGTCCGGAAAGCCGGAAGAGCTTCTGGAGGAATACGGACTGAGTGAGAAACAGGTATATAATCAAATAAAAGGAGTGTTGGAAGCATGA
- a CDS encoding transketolase → MDIVELKKKCNDIRKDIINMTADAASGHPGGSLSAVELMAALFYTQMRVDPKDPDNEDRDRFVLSKGHAAPCYYAVLGEMGFFDKGEFKNFRQLHSILQGHPDAKKVPGIDASTGSLGQGISIAVGMALGAKAQNKDTKVFTLLGDGELQEGQVWEACMAAANYHLDNLTIIIDNNGLQIDGANDQVMSLGDLSSKFKAFGFNVLELPDGNNLEEVLAAYSISTMEGRPKCILAHTVKGKGVSFMENQVGWHGKAPSEAERQQALKELED, encoded by the coding sequence ATGGACATTGTGGAATTAAAAAAGAAATGCAATGATATCCGCAAGGATATTATTAATATGACAGCGGATGCAGCCAGCGGCCATCCAGGCGGTTCTTTATCAGCAGTAGAGCTGATGGCGGCGCTGTTTTATACACAGATGCGGGTGGATCCAAAGGATCCGGACAACGAGGACAGGGATCGTTTCGTACTGAGCAAGGGACATGCAGCTCCCTGCTATTATGCGGTATTAGGTGAGATGGGCTTTTTCGATAAGGGGGAATTCAAAAACTTCCGCCAGCTCCACAGCATTCTTCAGGGGCATCCGGATGCAAAGAAGGTTCCGGGAATCGATGCTTCCACCGGTTCTTTAGGACAGGGAATCTCAATTGCAGTTGGCATGGCACTTGGAGCAAAGGCTCAGAACAAGGATACAAAAGTATTTACCCTTCTTGGTGACGGAGAACTGCAGGAAGGACAGGTTTGGGAGGCGTGCATGGCAGCGGCCAACTATCACCTGGACAATCTCACCATTATCATTGACAACAACGGCCTCCAGATCGACGGAGCCAATGATCAGGTTATGTCTCTCGGTGATTTATCCTCCAAATTCAAAGCATTTGGATTCAATGTACTGGAACTGCCGGACGGCAACAATTTAGAAGAAGTGCTGGCAGCTTACTCCATCAGCACCATGGAAGGAAGGCCCAAGTGCATCCTGGCACACACTGTTAAAGGAAAAGGTGTTTCCTTTATGGAAAACCAGGTAGGCTGGCACGGTAAGGCACCAAGCGAAGCAGAAAGACAGCAGGCATTAAAGGAACTGGAGGATTGA
- a CDS encoding ABC transporter permease: MLSKKNQSETFKIQAPSLWNTNPFMIWLKRNMAAMIALVFLCIVLSITTDTFLVKNNLLSVLRQVCVNGFIAFGITCVLICGGIDLSVGSVVAAAGVIAVRCGNAGLPVTLCFLIPLLFGAVIGLFNGYVISHTTLPPFIVTLSMQIIVRGVSYILTGGQPAQSNNEAFNNMGVGSFLGIPIPVVFVIVAFVILYFIMNRTSFGRHVYATGGNKEAAKYAGVDTKWIQVRVFIISGVMAALAGVVLAARLYSGQPSVGEGFERDAIAASVLGGTSFNGGIGTMGGTVIGVLIIGVLNNGMNLLKINSYWQFVVKGCVILGAVYVDYIKKRGSLKK, translated from the coding sequence ATGTTAAGCAAGAAAAATCAATCAGAGACATTTAAGATACAAGCACCAAGCCTCTGGAACACCAATCCCTTTATGATCTGGCTGAAACGCAATATGGCGGCCATGATCGCACTGGTATTCCTGTGTATTGTTTTATCAATTACAACCGATACGTTTCTTGTTAAAAATAACCTGCTCAGCGTATTGCGCCAGGTATGCGTAAATGGTTTCATTGCATTTGGCATTACATGCGTATTGATCTGCGGCGGCATTGATTTGTCCGTAGGCTCCGTTGTAGCGGCTGCCGGCGTAATTGCCGTGCGCTGCGGCAATGCGGGACTGCCGGTCACCCTTTGCTTTCTGATCCCCCTGTTATTTGGTGCGGTCATTGGCCTTTTCAATGGATATGTTATTTCCCACACAACTCTGCCGCCATTTATCGTAACCTTATCCATGCAGATCATCGTCCGCGGTGTCAGCTACATATTAACAGGCGGTCAGCCGGCACAGTCCAATAACGAAGCATTTAACAACATGGGTGTAGGAAGCTTCCTGGGAATTCCCATTCCGGTTGTATTTGTAATCGTGGCATTTGTAATCCTTTATTTCATTATGAACCGTACCTCCTTTGGACGTCACGTCTATGCCACCGGAGGAAACAAGGAAGCAGCCAAATACGCAGGTGTTGATACCAAATGGATCCAGGTAAGGGTATTCATCATCAGCGGTGTAATGGCAGCCTTAGCCGGTGTGGTTCTGGCAGCAAGACTTTATTCCGGTCAGCCATCGGTAGGAGAAGGCTTTGAGCGTGATGCAATCGCAGCTTCCGTACTTGGCGGTACAAGCTTTAACGGCGGTATCGGTACAATGGGAGGAACCGTTATCGGTGTTCTGATCATCGGTGTTCTTAACAACGGTATGAACCTGCTTAAGATAAACAGCTATTGGCAGTTTGTAGTAAAGGGATGCGTAATCCTTGGGGCCGTATACGTGGATTACATAAAAAAGAGAGGTTCCCTGAAAAAGTAA
- a CDS encoding sugar ABC transporter ATP-binding protein, with amino-acid sequence MSNEYVFEMKDITKAFGRNVVLDGVSISIKPGEVRALMGENGAGKSTLMKILGGIFSADSGTIYMDGKEASIKTVDDARRYGVSFIHQEITNIPEMMIAENIFLGREPKNCLKMVDYRKMKHEAQKALDALGLDLDAGMLIRGLSVAQQQMIEIARAVNEGAKILILDEPTASLSKSETDNLFAQIDRLKKAGVAMIYISHRMEETFKVCDSVTVLRDGKFIGTRDTKETTENELISMMVGREFNNMYGNKRVIGGDVIMEVKHLTTDKVSDISFTLRKGEILGFSGLVGAGRTELALAIFGIDTVQSGEIWLEGKKLAISRPKDAINAGIALVPEERKEQGLFLGHSIATNLTFQVLSEFIHQLQVDKKKESRIVDEFKQKLSIKMASIEQSAGELSGGNQQKIVISKWLAAKPKVLILDEPTRGIDVGAKAEIYKLMHSLAGEGVSIIMISSELPEIINNSSRIAIMREGRLAGILDQQETEASQEKIMSFAVGGEHTTC; translated from the coding sequence ATGTCAAATGAATATGTTTTTGAAATGAAAGATATTACCAAAGCGTTTGGTCGCAACGTTGTACTTGACGGAGTCAGTATTTCCATAAAGCCCGGAGAAGTCCGGGCTCTTATGGGGGAGAATGGTGCGGGAAAATCCACCCTGATGAAGATCCTGGGCGGCATTTTCAGCGCTGATTCGGGTACCATCTACATGGACGGAAAGGAAGCTTCCATAAAAACTGTAGACGATGCCCGCAGGTATGGTGTCAGTTTTATTCATCAGGAAATCACCAACATTCCTGAGATGATGATTGCAGAAAATATTTTTCTTGGCCGGGAACCGAAAAACTGTTTGAAAATGGTGGATTACCGGAAAATGAAGCACGAGGCGCAGAAAGCTCTTGATGCACTGGGGCTGGATCTGGATGCTGGAATGCTGATACGGGGGTTATCCGTGGCACAGCAGCAGATGATAGAAATTGCACGAGCGGTTAATGAGGGGGCAAAAATCCTGATTCTGGACGAACCCACAGCATCTTTGTCAAAAAGCGAGACAGACAATCTGTTTGCACAGATCGACCGTTTAAAAAAAGCCGGAGTTGCGATGATCTACATCTCTCATCGTATGGAAGAGACCTTTAAGGTCTGCGATTCGGTAACGGTACTCCGTGACGGTAAGTTTATAGGAACCAGAGATACAAAGGAAACAACAGAAAATGAATTGATCAGCATGATGGTAGGCCGTGAATTTAACAACATGTATGGTAACAAACGTGTCATCGGCGGGGACGTCATCATGGAAGTGAAACATTTAACAACCGACAAGGTATCCGATATCAGTTTTACATTGAGAAAAGGGGAAATACTTGGATTCTCAGGATTGGTAGGGGCGGGGCGTACCGAGCTGGCACTGGCAATATTCGGCATTGACACCGTCCAGTCAGGAGAGATCTGGCTGGAAGGGAAAAAACTTGCCATCAGCAGGCCAAAGGATGCAATAAACGCAGGCATAGCACTGGTGCCGGAAGAGCGTAAGGAACAGGGGCTTTTCCTTGGTCACAGCATTGCAACCAATCTGACATTCCAGGTGCTTTCTGAATTTATACATCAGTTACAAGTGGACAAGAAAAAGGAATCCAGGATCGTGGACGAGTTCAAGCAGAAGCTTTCTATTAAAATGGCCTCCATTGAACAGTCGGCAGGAGAGCTTTCCGGAGGCAATCAGCAGAAGATCGTAATATCCAAATGGCTGGCAGCAAAGCCAAAGGTACTTATTTTGGATGAGCCGACAAGAGGGATCGATGTAGGCGCAAAGGCAGAAATATATAAGCTGATGCACAGCCTTGCCGGTGAAGGCGTTTCCATAATCATGATTTCTTCAGAGCTTCCTGAAATCATCAACAACTCCAGCCGGATTGCCATCATGCGTGAAGGACGCCTGGCCGGAATTCTGGACCAGCAGGAAACAGAAGCTTCACAGGAAAAGATCATGTCATTTGCAGTGGGAGGAGAACATACAACATGTTAA